The following coding sequences lie in one Candidatus Nitrospira allomarina genomic window:
- a CDS encoding Lcl C-terminal domain-containing protein has translation MSARRAIIAGVGGGAMLTMCLALSGVIWAKHAPPENSTQQPFTDMHAHNDMVNDPMSTTSDTGAIGPCGISKMGGQTFSGADRFVPVLYGVAYCDRETGVVWETSPAVTFFNWAGAISHCTTREVGGRKGWALPMREQLSSLMDINSILCLGGGLCLPDGHPFQNVQSANYWSASTTGGTPTFAWLVNYFLGGVFVIKLEGKGLAWCVRDGQSTDGLGLAAFVEPHQDHEVLEATW, from the coding sequence ATGTCTGCTCGACGAGCAATCATTGCGGGTGTAGGGGGTGGGGCGATGCTGACGATGTGTCTGGCGCTATCAGGGGTGATCTGGGCCAAACATGCACCACCAGAGAACAGCACCCAACAACCGTTCACTGACATGCATGCGCACAACGATATGGTGAACGACCCCATGTCTACCACCTCCGACACCGGCGCGATCGGTCCGTGCGGTATCTCAAAGATGGGGGGACAGACATTCTCCGGTGCAGACCGGTTTGTCCCTGTCCTGTATGGCGTTGCCTACTGTGACCGGGAAACGGGCGTCGTGTGGGAAACCTCCCCGGCGGTGACCTTCTTTAACTGGGCCGGGGCCATCAGCCATTGCACCACCCGCGAGGTGGGGGGACGGAAAGGCTGGGCACTGCCGATGCGTGAACAACTATCGAGTCTCATGGATATCAATTCGATCCTTTGCTTAGGCGGGGGACTCTGTTTGCCGGATGGGCATCCGTTTCAAAACGTGCAGTCGGCCAACTATTGGTCGGCGTCGACAACCGGGGGGACTCCCACGTTCGCCTGGCTCGTGAATTATTTCCTGGGCGGTGTGTTCGTCATCAAGTTGGAGGGTAAAGGGCTCGCCTGGTGCGTGCGCGATGGCCAGAGCACCGACGGACTAGGGTTGGCCGCCTTTGTGGAGCCTCACCAAGACCATGAAGTGCTTGAGGCCACGTGGTGA